In one Phyllostomus discolor isolate MPI-MPIP mPhyDis1 chromosome 8, mPhyDis1.pri.v3, whole genome shotgun sequence genomic region, the following are encoded:
- the CAMTA2 gene encoding calmodulin-binding transcription activator 2 isoform X2 yields MSTKDTTEVAENSHHLKIFLPKKLLECLPRCPLLPPERLRWNTNEEIASYLITFEKHDEWLSCAPKTRPQNGSIILYNRKKVKYRKDGYLWKKRKDGKTTREDHMKLKVQGMECLYGCYVHSSIVPTFHRRCYWLLQNPDIVLVHYLNVPALEDCGKGCSPIFCSISSDRREWLKWSREELLGQLKPMFHGIKWSCGNGTEEFSVEQLVQQILDTHPTKPAPRTHACLCSGGLGSGSLTHKCSSTKHRIISPKVEPRTLTLTSIPHPHPPEPPPLIAPLPPELPKAHTSPSSSSSSSSSSSGFAEPLEIRPSPPTSRGSSSRGGTAILLLTGLEQRTGGLTPTRHLAPQADPHPSMSLAVVVGSEPSVPPAPPSPAFDPDRFLNSPQRGQTYGGGQGVSPDFPEAEAAHTPCPALEPAAALEPQAAARGSPPQSVARGKRGNCFFIQDDDSGEELKAQGPAPPVPSPPPSPPPSPAPLEPSGRVGRGEALFGGAGGTSELEPFSLSSFPDLMGELISDEAPSIPAPTPQLSPALSTITDFSPEWSYPEGGVKVLITGPWTEASEHYSCVFDHIAVPASLVQPGVLRCYCPAHEVGLVSLQVAGREGPLSASVLFEYRARRFLSLPSTQLDWLSLDDNQFRMSILERLEQMEKRMAEIAAAGQAPCQGPNVPPIQDEGQGPGFEARVVVLVESMIPRSTWRGPERLAHGSPFRGMSLLHLAAAQGYARLIETLSQWRSVETGSLDLEQEVDPLNVDHFSCTPLMWACALGHLEAAVLLFRWNRQALSIPDSLGRLPLSVAHSRGHVRLARCLEELQRQEASAEPPLAQSPPSSSPDTGLSSVSSPSELSDGTFSVTSAYSSAPDGSPPPASLPASEIIMEMVPGQLSAGAPEAPLFLMDYEATNPKGPPPSPPPLPPAPDAGAAPEEVYSPPAVDVIPVDMISLAKQIIEATPERIKREGFVGLPEAGAPMRERTGALGLSETMSWLASYLENVDHFPSSAPPSELPLERSRLAVPSAPSWAEFLSASASGKMESDFALLTLSDHEQRELYEAARVIQTAFRKYKGRWLKEQQEVAAAVIQRCYRKYKQLTWIALKFALYKKMTQAAILIQSKFRSYYEQKRFQQSRRAAVLIQQHYRSYRRRPTGSLPARNKGSFLTKKQDQAARKIMRFLRRCRHRMRELKQNQELEGLPQPGLAT; encoded by the exons ATGAGTACCAAGGACACCACCGAGGTTGCTG AGAACAGCCACCACCTGAAGATCTTTCTCCCCAAGAAGCTGTTGGAGTGTCTTCCTCGCTGTCCGCTGCTGCCTCCAGAGCGGCTACGGTGGAATACAAATGAG GAGATTGCATCCTACTTGATCACCTTTGAGAAGCATGATGAGTGGCTATCCTGTGCTCCAAAGACAAG GCCTCAGAATGGCTCCATTATCCTCTACAACCGCAAGAAGGTGAAATACCGGAAAGATGGTTACCTCTGGAAGAAGCGGAAGGATGGGAAGACCACCCGAGAGGACCACATGAAGCTGAAGGTCCAGGGCATGGAG TGTCTCTATGGCTGCTACGTTCACTCTTCCATCGTCCCCACATTCCATCGGCGCTGCTACTGGCTGCTCCAG AACCCTGACATCGTCCTTGTGCACTACCTGAACGTCCCTGCCCTGGAAGATTGTGGAAAGGGCTGCAGCCCCATCTTTTGTTCCATCAGCAGTGACCGTCGAGAGTGGCTGAAGTGGTCCCGGGAGGAGCTGTTGGGACAGCTGAAACCCATGT TTCACGGCATCAAGTGGAGCTGTGGGAACGGGACAGAGGAGTTCTCTGTAGAGCAGCTGGTGCAGCAGATCCTGGACACTCACCCGACCAAGCCTGCACCCCGAACCCATGCCTGTCTTTGCAGTGGGGGCCTTG GTTCCGGAAGCCTTACCCACAAATGCAGCAGCACAAAACACCGCATCATCTCTCCTAAAGTGGAGCCCCGAACTTTAACCCTGACCTCTatcccccatccccatccccctgAGCCCCCTCCACTGATAGCCCCACTTCCCCCAGAGCTCCCCAAAGCACACACCTccccatcttcttcctcctcctcttcctcctcttcctcaggctTTGCAGAACCCCTAGAGATCAGACCTAGCCCTCCTACCTCTCGAGGGAGTTCATCAAGAGGAGGCACCGCAATCCTCCTTCTGACAGGCCTGGAACAGCGTACTGGGGGCTTGACACCCACCAGGCACTTGGCTCCTCAGGCTGACCCTCACCCTTCCATGAGCTTGGCTGTGGTTGTAGGCTCTGAGCCGTCTGTTCCAccagctcctcccagccctgcctttgACCCTGACCGTTTTCTCAACAGCCCCCAGAGGGGCCAGACATACGGAGGTGGGCAGGGGGTAAGCCCAGACTTCCCAGAGGCAGAGGCCGCCCATACCCCCTGTCCTGCCCTAgagcctgctgctgccctggagcCCCAGGCGGCTGCTCGGGGTTCCCCTCCACAGTCAGTAGccagggggaaaagagggaactGCTTCTTCATTCAGGATGATGACAGTGGGGAGGAGCTCAAGGCCCAGGGGCCTGCCCCACCTGTACCTTCACCCCCTCCTTCACCCCCACCTTCACCTGCCCCTTTGGAGCCATCGGGCAGGGTAGGAAGAGGGGAGGCCTTGTTTGGAGGAGCTGGTGGGACCAGTGAGCTGGAGCCCTTCAGTCTTTCATCATTCCCAGACCTTATGGGAGAACTCATCAGTGACGAAGCTCCGAGCatccctgccccaaccccccagctctctcctgctctcAGCACCATCACAGACTTCTCCCCAGAGTGGTCCTACCCAGAG GGTGGGGTCAAGGTGCTCATCACAGGTCCTTGGACGGAGGCCTCTGAGCATTACTCCTGTGTCTTTGATCACATCGCAGTGCCAGCGTCACTTGTCCAGCCTGGTGTCTTACGCTGCTACTGTCCCG cccatgAAGTAGGGCTGGTGTCTTTGCAGGTGGCCGGGCGTGAGGGGCCCCTTTCTGCTTCTGTGCTCTTTGAGTATCGAGCCCGCCGATTCCTGTCACTGCCTAGTACTCAGCTTGACTGGTTGTCACTCGATG ACAACCAGTTCCGGATGTCCATATTAGAGCGACTAGAGCAGATGGAGAAGCGGATGGCAGAGATCGCAGCAGCTGGGCAAGCACCCTGCCAGGGTCCTAATGTGCCTCCAATTCAG GATGAAGGCCAGGGGCCGGGGTTCGAGGCACGGGTGGTGGTCTTGGTAGAGAGCATGATCCCACGCTCCACCTGGAGGGGTCCTGAACGTCTGGCCCACGGAAGCCCCTTCCGGGGCATGAGCCTCCTGCacctggctgctgcccagggctaCGCCCGCCTCATCGAGACCCTGAGCCAGTGGCG AAGTGTGGAGACCGGAAGCTTGGACTTAGAGCAAGAGGTTGACCCGCTCAACGTGGATCATTTCTCTTGCACCCCTCTG ATGTGGGCTTGTGCCCTAGGGCACCTGGAAGCTGCTGTGCTCCTTTTCCGTTGGAACCGACAGGCACTGAGCATTCCCGACTCACTGGGCCGTCTCCCCCTGTCTGTGGCTCATTCCCGGGGTCATGTGCGCCTTGCCCGCTGCCTAGAGGAGCTGCAGAGACAGGAAGCTTCAGCTGAACCCCCACTTGCCCAGTcacccccctcctccagcccagaCACTG GTCTGAGCAGTGTCTCCTCACCCTCGGAGCTGTCGGATGGTACTTTCTCTGTCACTTCAGCCTATTCAAGTGCCCCAGATGGGAGTCCTCCCCCAGCTTCTCTGCCCGCCTCTGAGATTATTATGGAGATGGTCCCAGGCCAACTCTCCGCTGGTGCCCCGGAGGCCCCCCTGTTCCTCATGGACTATGAAGCCACCAACCCCAAAGggcccccaccctcaccacctcctctcccaccagcTCCAGATGCTGGGGCTGCTCCAGAGGAAGTTTACAGCCCACCGGCTGTGGATGTAATCCCG GTGGACATGATCTCACTGGCCAAGCAGATCATCGAAGCCACACCAGAGCGGATTAAACGAGAGGGCTTTGTGGGGCTGCCTGAGGCTGGAGCTCCAATGCGGGAGCGAACAGGGGCCCTCGGGCTCAGCGAGACCATGTCCTGGCTGGCCAGCTACCTGGAGAATGTGGACCatttccccagctctgcccctcccag CGAACTGCCTTTGGAGCGCAGTCGCCTGGCTGTCCCTTCAGCACCTTCTTGGGCAGAGTTTCTCTCAGCATCTGCCAGTGGCAAGATGGAGAGTGATTTTGCCTTGCTCACATTATCGGATCATGAGCAGCGGGAACTGTATGAGGCAGCCCGAGTCATCCAGACGGCCTTCCGAAAGTACAAG GGCCGGTGGCTGAAGGAGCAACAGGAGGTAGCAGCAGCTGTTATCCAGCGCTGTTACCGAAAGTACAAGCAG CTGACCTGGATTGCACTTAAG TTTGCACTCTATAAGAAGATGACCCAGGCGGCCATCCTGATCCAGAGCAAGTTCCGAAGCTACTATGAGCAGAAGCGGTTTCAGCAGAGTCGCCGAGCAGCTGTGCTCATCCAGCAGCACTACCGCTCCTACCGCAGAAGGCCCACGGGCAGCCTGCCTGCCCGAAACAA aggCTCCTTTCTCACCAAGAAGCAGGACCAGGCAGCCCGGAAAATCATGAGATTCCTGCGGCGCTGCCGACACAG GATGAGGGAACTGAAGCAGAACCAGGAGCTGGAAGGGCTTCCCCAACCTGGACTGGCCACCTGA
- the CAMTA2 gene encoding calmodulin-binding transcription activator 2 isoform X3, which produces MSTKDTTEVAENSHHLKIFLPKKLLECLPRCPLLPPERLRWNTNEEIASYLITFEKHDEWLSCAPKTRPQNGSIILYNRKKVKYRKDGYLWKKRKDGKTTREDHMKLKVQGMEPVSWQCLYGCYVHSSIVPTFHRRCYWLLQNPDIVLVHYLNVPALEDCGKGCSPIFCSISSDRREWLKWSREELLGQLKPMFHGIKWSCGNGTEEFSVEQLVQQILDTHPTKPAPRTHACLCSGGLGSGSLTHKCSSTKHRIISPKVEPRTLTLTSIPHPHPPEPPPLIAPLPPELPKAHTSPSSSSSSSSSSSGFAEPLEIRPSPPTSRGSSSRGGTAILLLTGLEQRTGGLTPTRHLAPQADPHPSMSLAVVVGSEPSVPPAPPSPAFDPDRFLNSPQRGQTYGGGQGVSPDFPEAEAAHTPCPALEPAAALEPQAAARGSPPQSVARGKRGNCFFIQDDDSGEELKAQGPAPPVPSPPPSPPPSPAPLEPSGRVGRGEALFGGAGGTSELEPFSLSSFPDLMGELISDEAPSIPAPTPQLSPALSTITDFSPEWSYPEGGVKVLITGPWTEASEHYSCVFDHIAVPASLVQPGVLRCYCPAHEVGLVSLQVAGREGPLSASVLFEYRARRFLSLPSTQLDWLSLDDNQFRMSILERLEQMEKRMAEIAAAGQAPCQGPNVPPIQDEGQGPGFEARVVVLVESMIPRSTWRGPERLAHGSPFRGMSLLHLAAAQGYARLIETLSQWRSVETGSLDLEQEVDPLNVDHFSCTPLMWACALGHLEAAVLLFRWNRQALSIPDSLGRLPLSVAHSRGHVRLARCLEELQRQEASAEPPLAQSPPSSSPDTGLSSVSSPSELSDGTFSVTSAYSSAPDGSPPPASLPASEIIMEMVPGQLSAGAPEAPLFLMDYEATNPKGPPPSPPPLPPAPDAGAAPEEVYSPPAVDVIPVDMISLAKQIIEATPERIKREGFVGLPEAGAPMRERTGALGLSETMSWLASYLENVDHFPSSAPPSELPLERSRLAVPSAPSWAEFLSASASGKMESDFALLTLSDHEQRELYEAARVIQTAFRKYKGRWLKEQQEVAAAVIQRCYRKYKQFALYKKMTQAAILIQSKFRSYYEQKRFQQSRRAAVLIQQHYRSYRRRPTGSLPARNKGSFLTKKQDQAARKIMRFLRRCRHRMRELKQNQELEGLPQPGLAT; this is translated from the exons ATGAGTACCAAGGACACCACCGAGGTTGCTG AGAACAGCCACCACCTGAAGATCTTTCTCCCCAAGAAGCTGTTGGAGTGTCTTCCTCGCTGTCCGCTGCTGCCTCCAGAGCGGCTACGGTGGAATACAAATGAG GAGATTGCATCCTACTTGATCACCTTTGAGAAGCATGATGAGTGGCTATCCTGTGCTCCAAAGACAAG GCCTCAGAATGGCTCCATTATCCTCTACAACCGCAAGAAGGTGAAATACCGGAAAGATGGTTACCTCTGGAAGAAGCGGAAGGATGGGAAGACCACCCGAGAGGACCACATGAAGCTGAAGGTCCAGGGCATGGAG cctgtctCCTGGCAGTGTCTCTATGGCTGCTACGTTCACTCTTCCATCGTCCCCACATTCCATCGGCGCTGCTACTGGCTGCTCCAG AACCCTGACATCGTCCTTGTGCACTACCTGAACGTCCCTGCCCTGGAAGATTGTGGAAAGGGCTGCAGCCCCATCTTTTGTTCCATCAGCAGTGACCGTCGAGAGTGGCTGAAGTGGTCCCGGGAGGAGCTGTTGGGACAGCTGAAACCCATGT TTCACGGCATCAAGTGGAGCTGTGGGAACGGGACAGAGGAGTTCTCTGTAGAGCAGCTGGTGCAGCAGATCCTGGACACTCACCCGACCAAGCCTGCACCCCGAACCCATGCCTGTCTTTGCAGTGGGGGCCTTG GTTCCGGAAGCCTTACCCACAAATGCAGCAGCACAAAACACCGCATCATCTCTCCTAAAGTGGAGCCCCGAACTTTAACCCTGACCTCTatcccccatccccatccccctgAGCCCCCTCCACTGATAGCCCCACTTCCCCCAGAGCTCCCCAAAGCACACACCTccccatcttcttcctcctcctcttcctcctcttcctcaggctTTGCAGAACCCCTAGAGATCAGACCTAGCCCTCCTACCTCTCGAGGGAGTTCATCAAGAGGAGGCACCGCAATCCTCCTTCTGACAGGCCTGGAACAGCGTACTGGGGGCTTGACACCCACCAGGCACTTGGCTCCTCAGGCTGACCCTCACCCTTCCATGAGCTTGGCTGTGGTTGTAGGCTCTGAGCCGTCTGTTCCAccagctcctcccagccctgcctttgACCCTGACCGTTTTCTCAACAGCCCCCAGAGGGGCCAGACATACGGAGGTGGGCAGGGGGTAAGCCCAGACTTCCCAGAGGCAGAGGCCGCCCATACCCCCTGTCCTGCCCTAgagcctgctgctgccctggagcCCCAGGCGGCTGCTCGGGGTTCCCCTCCACAGTCAGTAGccagggggaaaagagggaactGCTTCTTCATTCAGGATGATGACAGTGGGGAGGAGCTCAAGGCCCAGGGGCCTGCCCCACCTGTACCTTCACCCCCTCCTTCACCCCCACCTTCACCTGCCCCTTTGGAGCCATCGGGCAGGGTAGGAAGAGGGGAGGCCTTGTTTGGAGGAGCTGGTGGGACCAGTGAGCTGGAGCCCTTCAGTCTTTCATCATTCCCAGACCTTATGGGAGAACTCATCAGTGACGAAGCTCCGAGCatccctgccccaaccccccagctctctcctgctctcAGCACCATCACAGACTTCTCCCCAGAGTGGTCCTACCCAGAG GGTGGGGTCAAGGTGCTCATCACAGGTCCTTGGACGGAGGCCTCTGAGCATTACTCCTGTGTCTTTGATCACATCGCAGTGCCAGCGTCACTTGTCCAGCCTGGTGTCTTACGCTGCTACTGTCCCG cccatgAAGTAGGGCTGGTGTCTTTGCAGGTGGCCGGGCGTGAGGGGCCCCTTTCTGCTTCTGTGCTCTTTGAGTATCGAGCCCGCCGATTCCTGTCACTGCCTAGTACTCAGCTTGACTGGTTGTCACTCGATG ACAACCAGTTCCGGATGTCCATATTAGAGCGACTAGAGCAGATGGAGAAGCGGATGGCAGAGATCGCAGCAGCTGGGCAAGCACCCTGCCAGGGTCCTAATGTGCCTCCAATTCAG GATGAAGGCCAGGGGCCGGGGTTCGAGGCACGGGTGGTGGTCTTGGTAGAGAGCATGATCCCACGCTCCACCTGGAGGGGTCCTGAACGTCTGGCCCACGGAAGCCCCTTCCGGGGCATGAGCCTCCTGCacctggctgctgcccagggctaCGCCCGCCTCATCGAGACCCTGAGCCAGTGGCG AAGTGTGGAGACCGGAAGCTTGGACTTAGAGCAAGAGGTTGACCCGCTCAACGTGGATCATTTCTCTTGCACCCCTCTG ATGTGGGCTTGTGCCCTAGGGCACCTGGAAGCTGCTGTGCTCCTTTTCCGTTGGAACCGACAGGCACTGAGCATTCCCGACTCACTGGGCCGTCTCCCCCTGTCTGTGGCTCATTCCCGGGGTCATGTGCGCCTTGCCCGCTGCCTAGAGGAGCTGCAGAGACAGGAAGCTTCAGCTGAACCCCCACTTGCCCAGTcacccccctcctccagcccagaCACTG GTCTGAGCAGTGTCTCCTCACCCTCGGAGCTGTCGGATGGTACTTTCTCTGTCACTTCAGCCTATTCAAGTGCCCCAGATGGGAGTCCTCCCCCAGCTTCTCTGCCCGCCTCTGAGATTATTATGGAGATGGTCCCAGGCCAACTCTCCGCTGGTGCCCCGGAGGCCCCCCTGTTCCTCATGGACTATGAAGCCACCAACCCCAAAGggcccccaccctcaccacctcctctcccaccagcTCCAGATGCTGGGGCTGCTCCAGAGGAAGTTTACAGCCCACCGGCTGTGGATGTAATCCCG GTGGACATGATCTCACTGGCCAAGCAGATCATCGAAGCCACACCAGAGCGGATTAAACGAGAGGGCTTTGTGGGGCTGCCTGAGGCTGGAGCTCCAATGCGGGAGCGAACAGGGGCCCTCGGGCTCAGCGAGACCATGTCCTGGCTGGCCAGCTACCTGGAGAATGTGGACCatttccccagctctgcccctcccag CGAACTGCCTTTGGAGCGCAGTCGCCTGGCTGTCCCTTCAGCACCTTCTTGGGCAGAGTTTCTCTCAGCATCTGCCAGTGGCAAGATGGAGAGTGATTTTGCCTTGCTCACATTATCGGATCATGAGCAGCGGGAACTGTATGAGGCAGCCCGAGTCATCCAGACGGCCTTCCGAAAGTACAAG GGCCGGTGGCTGAAGGAGCAACAGGAGGTAGCAGCAGCTGTTATCCAGCGCTGTTACCGAAAGTACAAGCAG TTTGCACTCTATAAGAAGATGACCCAGGCGGCCATCCTGATCCAGAGCAAGTTCCGAAGCTACTATGAGCAGAAGCGGTTTCAGCAGAGTCGCCGAGCAGCTGTGCTCATCCAGCAGCACTACCGCTCCTACCGCAGAAGGCCCACGGGCAGCCTGCCTGCCCGAAACAA aggCTCCTTTCTCACCAAGAAGCAGGACCAGGCAGCCCGGAAAATCATGAGATTCCTGCGGCGCTGCCGACACAG GATGAGGGAACTGAAGCAGAACCAGGAGCTGGAAGGGCTTCCCCAACCTGGACTGGCCACCTGA
- the CAMTA2 gene encoding calmodulin-binding transcription activator 2 isoform X8 has translation MTCSLFSQHRLPLLPAPQARGDLASGTLTMSTKDTTEVAENSHHLKIFLPKKLLECLPRCPLLPPERLRWNTNEEIASYLITFEKHDEWLSCAPKTRPQNGSIILYNRKKVKYRKDGYLWKKRKDGKTTREDHMKLKVQGMECLYGCYVHSSIVPTFHRRCYWLLQNPDIVLVHYLNVPALEDCGKGCSPIFCSISSDRREWLKWSREELLGQLKPMFHGIKWSCGNGTEEFSVEQLVQQILDTHPTKPAPRTHACLCSGGLGSGSLTHKCSSTKHRIISPKVEPRTLTLTSIPHPHPPEPPPLIAPLPPELPKAHTSPSSSSSSSSSSSGFAEPLEIRPSPPTSRGSSSRGGTAILLLTGLEQRTGGLTPTRHLAPQADPHPSMSLAVVVGSEPSVPPAPPSPAFDPDRFLNSPQRGQTYGGGQGVSPDFPEAEAAHTPCPALEPAAALEPQAAARGSPPQSVARGKRGNCFFIQDDDSGEELKAQGPAPPVPSPPPSPPPSPAPLEPSGRVGRGEALFGGAGGTSELEPFSLSSFPDLMGELISDEAPSIPAPTPQLSPALSTITDFSPEWSYPEGGVKVLITGPWTEASEHYSCVFDHIAVPASLVQPGVLRCYCPAHEVGLVSLQVAGREGPLSASVLFEYRARRFLSLPSTQLDWLSLDDNQFRMSILERLEQMEKRMAEIAAAGQAPCQGPNVPPIQDEGQGPGFEARVVVLVESMIPRSTWRGPERLAHGSPFRGMSLLHLAAAQGYARLIETLSQWRSVETGSLDLEQEVDPLNVDHFSCTPLMWACALGHLEAAVLLFRWNRQALSIPDSLGRLPLSVAHSRGHVRLARCLEELQRQEASAEPPLAQSPPSSSPDTGLSSVSSPSELSDGTFSVTSAYSSAPDGSPPPASLPASEIIMEMVPGQLSAGAPEAPLFLMDYEATNPKGPPPSPPPLPPAPDAGAAPEEVYSPPAVDVIPVDMISLAKQIIEATPERIKREGFVGLPEAGAPMRERTGALGLSETMSWLASYLENVDHFPSSAPPSELPLERSRLAVPSAPSWAEFLSASASGKMESDFALLTLSDHEQRELYEAARVIQTAFRKYKGRWLKEQQEVAAAVIQRCYRKYKQLTWIALKFALYKKMTQAAILIQSKFRSYYEQKRFQQSRRAAVLIQQHYRSYRRRPTGSLPARNKGSFLTKKQDQAARKIMRFLRRCRHRMRELKQNQELEGLPQPGLAT, from the exons ATGACCTGTTCTCTCTTTTCCCAGCACAGACtccccctcctcccggcccctcAGGCCCGGGGTGACCTTGCCTCTGGAACCCTCACCATGAGTACCAAGGACACCACCGAGGTTGCTG AGAACAGCCACCACCTGAAGATCTTTCTCCCCAAGAAGCTGTTGGAGTGTCTTCCTCGCTGTCCGCTGCTGCCTCCAGAGCGGCTACGGTGGAATACAAATGAG GAGATTGCATCCTACTTGATCACCTTTGAGAAGCATGATGAGTGGCTATCCTGTGCTCCAAAGACAAG GCCTCAGAATGGCTCCATTATCCTCTACAACCGCAAGAAGGTGAAATACCGGAAAGATGGTTACCTCTGGAAGAAGCGGAAGGATGGGAAGACCACCCGAGAGGACCACATGAAGCTGAAGGTCCAGGGCATGGAG TGTCTCTATGGCTGCTACGTTCACTCTTCCATCGTCCCCACATTCCATCGGCGCTGCTACTGGCTGCTCCAG AACCCTGACATCGTCCTTGTGCACTACCTGAACGTCCCTGCCCTGGAAGATTGTGGAAAGGGCTGCAGCCCCATCTTTTGTTCCATCAGCAGTGACCGTCGAGAGTGGCTGAAGTGGTCCCGGGAGGAGCTGTTGGGACAGCTGAAACCCATGT TTCACGGCATCAAGTGGAGCTGTGGGAACGGGACAGAGGAGTTCTCTGTAGAGCAGCTGGTGCAGCAGATCCTGGACACTCACCCGACCAAGCCTGCACCCCGAACCCATGCCTGTCTTTGCAGTGGGGGCCTTG GTTCCGGAAGCCTTACCCACAAATGCAGCAGCACAAAACACCGCATCATCTCTCCTAAAGTGGAGCCCCGAACTTTAACCCTGACCTCTatcccccatccccatccccctgAGCCCCCTCCACTGATAGCCCCACTTCCCCCAGAGCTCCCCAAAGCACACACCTccccatcttcttcctcctcctcttcctcctcttcctcaggctTTGCAGAACCCCTAGAGATCAGACCTAGCCCTCCTACCTCTCGAGGGAGTTCATCAAGAGGAGGCACCGCAATCCTCCTTCTGACAGGCCTGGAACAGCGTACTGGGGGCTTGACACCCACCAGGCACTTGGCTCCTCAGGCTGACCCTCACCCTTCCATGAGCTTGGCTGTGGTTGTAGGCTCTGAGCCGTCTGTTCCAccagctcctcccagccctgcctttgACCCTGACCGTTTTCTCAACAGCCCCCAGAGGGGCCAGACATACGGAGGTGGGCAGGGGGTAAGCCCAGACTTCCCAGAGGCAGAGGCCGCCCATACCCCCTGTCCTGCCCTAgagcctgctgctgccctggagcCCCAGGCGGCTGCTCGGGGTTCCCCTCCACAGTCAGTAGccagggggaaaagagggaactGCTTCTTCATTCAGGATGATGACAGTGGGGAGGAGCTCAAGGCCCAGGGGCCTGCCCCACCTGTACCTTCACCCCCTCCTTCACCCCCACCTTCACCTGCCCCTTTGGAGCCATCGGGCAGGGTAGGAAGAGGGGAGGCCTTGTTTGGAGGAGCTGGTGGGACCAGTGAGCTGGAGCCCTTCAGTCTTTCATCATTCCCAGACCTTATGGGAGAACTCATCAGTGACGAAGCTCCGAGCatccctgccccaaccccccagctctctcctgctctcAGCACCATCACAGACTTCTCCCCAGAGTGGTCCTACCCAGAG GGTGGGGTCAAGGTGCTCATCACAGGTCCTTGGACGGAGGCCTCTGAGCATTACTCCTGTGTCTTTGATCACATCGCAGTGCCAGCGTCACTTGTCCAGCCTGGTGTCTTACGCTGCTACTGTCCCG cccatgAAGTAGGGCTGGTGTCTTTGCAGGTGGCCGGGCGTGAGGGGCCCCTTTCTGCTTCTGTGCTCTTTGAGTATCGAGCCCGCCGATTCCTGTCACTGCCTAGTACTCAGCTTGACTGGTTGTCACTCGATG ACAACCAGTTCCGGATGTCCATATTAGAGCGACTAGAGCAGATGGAGAAGCGGATGGCAGAGATCGCAGCAGCTGGGCAAGCACCCTGCCAGGGTCCTAATGTGCCTCCAATTCAG GATGAAGGCCAGGGGCCGGGGTTCGAGGCACGGGTGGTGGTCTTGGTAGAGAGCATGATCCCACGCTCCACCTGGAGGGGTCCTGAACGTCTGGCCCACGGAAGCCCCTTCCGGGGCATGAGCCTCCTGCacctggctgctgcccagggctaCGCCCGCCTCATCGAGACCCTGAGCCAGTGGCG AAGTGTGGAGACCGGAAGCTTGGACTTAGAGCAAGAGGTTGACCCGCTCAACGTGGATCATTTCTCTTGCACCCCTCTG ATGTGGGCTTGTGCCCTAGGGCACCTGGAAGCTGCTGTGCTCCTTTTCCGTTGGAACCGACAGGCACTGAGCATTCCCGACTCACTGGGCCGTCTCCCCCTGTCTGTGGCTCATTCCCGGGGTCATGTGCGCCTTGCCCGCTGCCTAGAGGAGCTGCAGAGACAGGAAGCTTCAGCTGAACCCCCACTTGCCCAGTcacccccctcctccagcccagaCACTG GTCTGAGCAGTGTCTCCTCACCCTCGGAGCTGTCGGATGGTACTTTCTCTGTCACTTCAGCCTATTCAAGTGCCCCAGATGGGAGTCCTCCCCCAGCTTCTCTGCCCGCCTCTGAGATTATTATGGAGATGGTCCCAGGCCAACTCTCCGCTGGTGCCCCGGAGGCCCCCCTGTTCCTCATGGACTATGAAGCCACCAACCCCAAAGggcccccaccctcaccacctcctctcccaccagcTCCAGATGCTGGGGCTGCTCCAGAGGAAGTTTACAGCCCACCGGCTGTGGATGTAATCCCG GTGGACATGATCTCACTGGCCAAGCAGATCATCGAAGCCACACCAGAGCGGATTAAACGAGAGGGCTTTGTGGGGCTGCCTGAGGCTGGAGCTCCAATGCGGGAGCGAACAGGGGCCCTCGGGCTCAGCGAGACCATGTCCTGGCTGGCCAGCTACCTGGAGAATGTGGACCatttccccagctctgcccctcccag CGAACTGCCTTTGGAGCGCAGTCGCCTGGCTGTCCCTTCAGCACCTTCTTGGGCAGAGTTTCTCTCAGCATCTGCCAGTGGCAAGATGGAGAGTGATTTTGCCTTGCTCACATTATCGGATCATGAGCAGCGGGAACTGTATGAGGCAGCCCGAGTCATCCAGACGGCCTTCCGAAAGTACAAG GGCCGGTGGCTGAAGGAGCAACAGGAGGTAGCAGCAGCTGTTATCCAGCGCTGTTACCGAAAGTACAAGCAG CTGACCTGGATTGCACTTAAG TTTGCACTCTATAAGAAGATGACCCAGGCGGCCATCCTGATCCAGAGCAAGTTCCGAAGCTACTATGAGCAGAAGCGGTTTCAGCAGAGTCGCCGAGCAGCTGTGCTCATCCAGCAGCACTACCGCTCCTACCGCAGAAGGCCCACGGGCAGCCTGCCTGCCCGAAACAA aggCTCCTTTCTCACCAAGAAGCAGGACCAGGCAGCCCGGAAAATCATGAGATTCCTGCGGCGCTGCCGACACAG GATGAGGGAACTGAAGCAGAACCAGGAGCTGGAAGGGCTTCCCCAACCTGGACTGGCCACCTGA